The following coding sequences are from one Granulicella sp. L56 window:
- a CDS encoding DNA glycosylase AlkZ-like family protein has translation MPRASSSSKKKSVETLNRADAALSLFHPITEKWFRAVFDGPTPPQVEGWPAIARGDSTLILAPTGTGKTLTAFLWCLDQLMLRTAANAARGCRVVYLSPLKALAVDVERNLRSPLAGIANMAKRDGVEVRIPEISVRTGDTSQKERARFRRHPGEILITTPESLYLLLTSEAGEALRTVETVIVDEIHALVPSKRGAHMAVSLERLEALTGKKLQRIGLSATQRPLEEVARFLGGAEGQGIVADTVTEEPLADVLMNAASDDEVKADVGVNAPRYRPVTVVNAGARKVLELKVEVPVEDMARLGEIEEQPSGPASQGPKRTSIWQSIYPRLLEIIQGRTSTLIFVNARRVAERLAGALNDLAGEAIARAHHGSLAAAQRSEIEEMLKAGKIKALIATSSLELGIDMGAIDLVIQIEAPPSVASGMQRIGRAGHQVGAPSHGIIFPKYRADLIACAAVTRAMHEGHVESTRFLRNPLDVLAQQIVAVIAHPPLGLADAERRTAHKTDEEESPGISYEALFALMRSAAPFAGLSRSVFDGVLDMLAGRYPSDEFAELRPRVTWDRTRNWITPRAGVKRIAILNGGTIPDRGMYGVFLSGERSKLVRVGELDEEMVFETKPGEVFTLGASAWRIDEITHDRVLVSPAPGEAGKMPFWHGDRAGRPLEFGRRIGALVRELRETPRSVAITRLTQEHDLEAGAAENVLRYLADQELATVIVPDDRNIVIERVRDELGDWRVCVLTPFGSRIHAPWAMAATAKIRAHGGPDVETMWSEDGFVLRFPETEEAPAIEPILLQPEEAAELVLQQLGSTALFAAKFRESAARALLLPRRRMDGRTPLWQQRKRSYDLLSVASRYPSFPILLEAYRECLRDVFDMPALMETLRLMENRSVRVHTVDSRTPSPFASALLFSYVANYIYDGDAPLAERRAQALSIDQDQLRELMGDADLRELLDANAIEETEEQLQCVVENYKARTMDGVHDLLLRLGDLTRDELRARCVNDGVAESVAKLMRARRVLEVQFAGGKRLIAVEDAAKYRDALGVPLPPGLPTAFLEAAPEAVVDLLRRFARTHGPFTSHDAVGRFDLPVESVDAVLQRLVQAGRVVEGGFRPGGIHREWCDNEVLRTIRRKSLAQLRKEVEPVEQRTLARLLTRWQGVVQPRRGLDALLDVIENLQGAPLPASILETEILPSRLTGYKPADLDTLIAAGEVVWVGLDPIGERDGRIGLYLAEKLPGLWNAGNKDQGTAISERGEKVIAYLRERGASFFQDLHDGVGGGYPGETLEALWELVWRGLVTNDGMAALRAYCERPATSARKQRRVHQQTGFRSRRTTPPTAQGRWALQAAAFAADWSATAWSHAMAQQLLTRYGVVFRETAHAENLPGGFSAIYDVMKALEESGKIRRGYFAADLGATQFALPAAVDLLRSLRVQQEPEKPEMLQLAATDPANPYGALLRWPAPPDAGSSLTRSVGAQVILRDGELVAYLRRGNPNVQVFLPEEEPQRSHVMRSLAEFLVKRVQSLEDENSHAGMLIAMVNGIVVAEHAMARALLDAGFAAGAMGFNVRRGLPPLPGAHAQVRPNA, from the coding sequence ATGCCGCGAGCCTCCTCCAGTTCGAAGAAGAAAAGCGTAGAGACGCTCAACCGCGCGGACGCTGCGCTTTCGCTGTTTCATCCGATTACAGAGAAGTGGTTCAGGGCGGTCTTTGATGGACCGACGCCTCCGCAGGTGGAGGGGTGGCCGGCGATTGCTCGCGGAGATTCGACGCTGATTCTGGCACCAACGGGAACGGGCAAGACGCTGACGGCGTTTCTTTGGTGCCTCGATCAATTGATGCTGCGGACGGCTGCGAATGCAGCGCGCGGGTGCCGAGTGGTTTATCTTTCGCCGCTGAAGGCGCTGGCTGTGGATGTGGAGAGAAATTTGCGCTCTCCGCTGGCTGGGATTGCCAACATGGCGAAACGTGATGGCGTAGAGGTCCGAATTCCGGAGATCAGCGTTCGCACCGGGGACACTTCGCAGAAGGAGCGGGCGAGGTTTCGGCGGCATCCGGGGGAGATTCTGATTACGACTCCGGAGAGCCTGTATCTGCTGCTGACTTCAGAGGCGGGTGAGGCCTTGCGGACGGTGGAGACGGTGATTGTGGATGAGATTCACGCGCTGGTCCCGAGCAAGCGTGGGGCGCATATGGCGGTTTCGCTGGAGCGGCTGGAGGCTTTGACAGGAAAGAAGCTACAGCGGATCGGCTTGTCGGCTACGCAGAGGCCGCTCGAAGAGGTGGCACGGTTTCTTGGGGGAGCGGAAGGGCAGGGAATTGTAGCGGATACGGTTACAGAAGAACCGCTCGCCGATGTGTTGATGAATGCGGCCAGCGATGATGAGGTGAAGGCGGACGTGGGCGTGAACGCTCCGCGATATCGTCCGGTGACGGTGGTGAATGCTGGCGCGAGGAAGGTGCTGGAGCTGAAGGTGGAGGTTCCGGTGGAAGATATGGCGCGGCTGGGGGAGATTGAAGAGCAGCCGAGTGGACCGGCTTCGCAGGGACCGAAGCGGACTTCGATCTGGCAGTCTATTTATCCGCGGTTGCTGGAGATTATTCAGGGGCGGACTTCGACGCTGATCTTTGTGAATGCGCGACGAGTAGCGGAGCGGCTTGCCGGAGCGCTGAATGATTTGGCTGGCGAAGCGATTGCGCGGGCGCATCATGGATCGTTGGCGGCGGCGCAGCGGAGCGAGATTGAGGAGATGTTGAAGGCGGGAAAGATTAAGGCGCTAATCGCTACGTCCTCGCTGGAACTGGGCATTGATATGGGTGCGATCGATCTGGTGATTCAGATTGAGGCTCCGCCTTCGGTGGCGAGTGGGATGCAGCGGATCGGGCGAGCGGGGCATCAGGTGGGAGCGCCTTCGCATGGGATTATCTTTCCGAAGTATCGTGCGGATTTGATTGCGTGTGCTGCGGTGACGCGGGCGATGCATGAAGGCCATGTGGAGTCGACTCGATTTCTACGGAATCCTTTGGATGTGTTGGCGCAGCAGATAGTGGCGGTGATTGCACATCCGCCGCTGGGTCTTGCGGATGCAGAAAGGCGGACGGCGCATAAGACGGATGAGGAAGAGAGCCCGGGGATCAGCTACGAGGCTCTGTTTGCGCTGATGCGGAGCGCGGCTCCGTTTGCGGGTTTGAGTAGGAGTGTCTTCGACGGTGTGCTGGATATGCTGGCGGGGCGGTATCCGTCGGATGAGTTTGCGGAGCTGCGACCAAGGGTTACGTGGGACCGGACGCGAAACTGGATTACGCCGCGTGCGGGGGTGAAGCGGATTGCGATTTTGAATGGCGGGACGATTCCGGATCGCGGAATGTATGGGGTTTTTCTTTCGGGGGAGCGGAGTAAGCTGGTTCGCGTGGGCGAGCTGGATGAGGAGATGGTGTTCGAGACGAAGCCGGGCGAGGTGTTTACGCTGGGTGCTTCGGCGTGGAGGATTGACGAGATTACGCATGACCGCGTGCTGGTTTCGCCTGCTCCGGGTGAGGCGGGTAAGATGCCTTTCTGGCATGGAGACCGCGCGGGGAGGCCGCTGGAGTTTGGGCGCAGGATTGGCGCACTGGTGCGGGAGCTGCGGGAGACTCCACGAAGTGTGGCAATTACTCGGCTGACACAGGAGCATGATCTGGAGGCTGGCGCGGCGGAGAATGTGCTGCGGTATCTGGCCGATCAGGAGTTGGCTACGGTGATTGTGCCGGATGACCGGAATATTGTGATCGAGCGCGTCCGCGATGAGTTGGGTGACTGGCGCGTGTGCGTGCTGACTCCGTTTGGCAGTAGGATTCATGCGCCTTGGGCGATGGCGGCTACAGCGAAGATTCGCGCGCATGGCGGGCCGGATGTAGAGACGATGTGGAGCGAGGATGGGTTTGTGCTGCGGTTTCCGGAGACGGAAGAAGCTCCGGCGATTGAGCCGATTTTATTGCAGCCGGAAGAGGCTGCGGAGCTGGTGCTGCAACAGTTGGGATCGACGGCGCTGTTTGCGGCGAAGTTTAGGGAGAGTGCGGCGCGGGCTTTGCTGTTGCCGAGACGACGGATGGATGGGCGAACTCCGCTGTGGCAGCAGAGGAAGCGGTCGTATGACTTGCTGAGTGTGGCCAGCCGGTATCCTTCGTTTCCGATTTTGCTTGAAGCTTATCGCGAGTGCCTGCGGGATGTGTTCGATATGCCTGCGTTAATGGAGACGCTGCGGCTGATGGAGAACCGGTCGGTGAGGGTGCATACAGTGGATTCGCGGACGCCGAGCCCGTTTGCATCGGCGTTACTGTTCAGCTATGTGGCGAACTATATCTATGACGGCGATGCTCCGCTGGCAGAGAGGCGGGCGCAAGCGCTATCGATCGATCAGGACCAGTTACGGGAGTTGATGGGCGATGCCGATCTTCGCGAGTTGCTGGATGCGAATGCGATTGAGGAGACGGAGGAGCAGCTGCAATGCGTGGTGGAGAACTACAAGGCGCGGACAATGGATGGGGTGCATGATCTGCTGTTGCGGCTTGGGGATTTGACGCGGGACGAATTACGAGCGCGATGTGTGAACGATGGGGTTGCTGAGAGTGTAGCGAAGCTGATGCGCGCACGGCGTGTACTTGAGGTGCAGTTCGCCGGAGGGAAGCGACTGATCGCGGTGGAGGATGCTGCGAAATATCGGGATGCGCTTGGAGTGCCGCTGCCTCCGGGATTGCCTACGGCGTTTCTGGAGGCTGCTCCCGAGGCTGTGGTCGATCTGCTGCGGCGGTTTGCGCGGACCCATGGGCCGTTTACTTCGCATGATGCCGTGGGGCGGTTTGATCTGCCAGTGGAGAGTGTTGACGCGGTTTTGCAGCGACTGGTGCAGGCGGGGCGAGTTGTGGAGGGTGGATTTCGTCCGGGTGGGATTCATCGCGAGTGGTGCGACAACGAGGTGCTGCGAACGATTCGGCGGAAGTCGCTGGCGCAGTTGCGTAAGGAGGTCGAGCCGGTGGAGCAGCGAACGCTGGCGCGGCTGCTGACGCGGTGGCAGGGTGTGGTGCAGCCGCGTCGTGGGTTGGATGCATTGCTGGATGTGATTGAGAATTTGCAGGGCGCTCCGCTGCCTGCTTCGATTCTGGAGACGGAGATTCTGCCGTCGCGCTTGACGGGATATAAGCCTGCCGATCTGGATACTTTGATTGCGGCAGGTGAGGTGGTTTGGGTTGGGCTCGATCCGATTGGCGAGAGGGATGGGCGGATTGGACTTTATCTGGCGGAGAAGTTGCCGGGACTTTGGAATGCAGGGAATAAAGATCAAGGTACGGCGATCAGTGAGCGAGGGGAGAAGGTGATTGCTTATCTGCGGGAACGGGGGGCTTCGTTCTTTCAGGATCTGCATGATGGGGTTGGGGGGGGGTATCCGGGGGAGACGCTGGAGGCACTGTGGGAGCTGGTTTGGAGGGGGTTGGTGACAAACGATGGGATGGCTGCGCTGCGGGCTTATTGTGAGCGGCCAGCCACGAGTGCGCGGAAGCAGCGGAGAGTGCATCAGCAGACGGGATTTCGTTCGCGGCGGACGACTCCGCCGACGGCGCAGGGGCGGTGGGCATTGCAGGCTGCGGCGTTTGCGGCTGATTGGTCGGCGACGGCGTGGAGCCATGCAATGGCGCAGCAGTTGTTGACGCGGTATGGTGTGGTATTTCGTGAGACGGCTCATGCGGAGAATTTGCCGGGGGGCTTTTCTGCGATCTATGACGTGATGAAAGCGTTGGAGGAGAGCGGGAAGATTCGTCGTGGATACTTTGCGGCGGATTTGGGGGCTACGCAGTTTGCTTTACCGGCAGCGGTGGATCTGCTGCGTTCGCTTCGGGTGCAGCAGGAGCCGGAGAAGCCGGAGATGTTACAGTTGGCGGCTACCGATCCGGCGAATCCTTATGGAGCGCTGTTGCGATGGCCTGCTCCTCCCGATGCTGGGTCTTCGCTGACTCGCAGCGTAGGTGCTCAGGTGATTTTGCGCGATGGGGAGTTGGTGGCTTATCTGCGGCGGGGAAATCCTAATGTGCAGGTATTTCTGCCGGAGGAGGAGCCGCAGCGGTCGCATGTGATGCGGAGTCTGGCGGAGTTTCTGGTCAAGCGGGTGCAGTCGCTGGAGGATGAGAACAGTCATGCAGGAATGCTGATTGCGATGGTGAATGGGATTGTGGTTGCGGAGCATGCGATGGCGCGGGCGTTGCTGGATGCGGGATTTGCTGCTGGCGCGATGGGATTTAATGTGCGACGAGGGCTGCCGCCTTTGCCGGGTGCTCATGCTCAGGTGCGTCCCAATGCCTGA
- a CDS encoding Fpg/Nei family DNA glycosylase, with product MPEGDTIYRAARALQRAIGGKVVTRFETGLAKLARVNDDAPLVGRVVEKVQSRGKWLLIYFSGDLILVTHMLMSGSWHLYRSGERWRMGRTRMRVVIRTVDWEAVAFNVPIAEFHTARSLERSSQVPKLGPDILAGEFTVAGGLDRLAAYGRQNPNAEIGVVLLNQRVLAGLGNVYKSEVAFAAGVNPFRAMRTITPKELEAMVDFAQRYMKANVADGKGDGIVTYSGNRRTTHAMNREERLWVYRRQGQDCRRCGATVMMRRQGEQARSTYWCSECQPWVEERVGLSID from the coding sequence ATGCCTGAGGGGGATACCATCTATCGTGCGGCGCGGGCTTTGCAGAGGGCGATTGGCGGCAAGGTGGTAACAAGATTTGAGACAGGGCTGGCAAAGCTGGCTCGGGTGAATGATGATGCGCCGCTGGTGGGGCGGGTGGTGGAGAAGGTGCAGTCGCGAGGGAAGTGGCTGCTGATTTATTTTTCCGGCGACCTGATTCTGGTGACGCATATGTTGATGAGCGGAAGCTGGCATCTTTATCGGTCCGGTGAGCGATGGCGGATGGGGCGGACACGGATGCGTGTGGTGATCCGCACGGTGGACTGGGAGGCGGTAGCGTTCAACGTGCCAATTGCGGAGTTTCATACGGCGCGGTCGTTAGAGCGAAGCAGCCAGGTGCCGAAGCTGGGGCCGGATATTCTGGCTGGCGAGTTTACGGTGGCGGGTGGGCTGGATCGGCTTGCTGCTTATGGACGGCAGAATCCTAATGCGGAGATTGGGGTGGTGCTGTTGAATCAGCGAGTGCTGGCGGGCTTGGGGAATGTTTATAAGAGCGAGGTGGCGTTTGCTGCGGGAGTGAATCCGTTTCGTGCGATGCGAACGATTACGCCGAAGGAGCTGGAAGCGATGGTGGACTTCGCGCAGCGCTATATGAAGGCTAACGTGGCGGACGGTAAAGGCGACGGGATTGTTACCTACTCGGGCAATCGAAGGACGACCCATGCCATGAATCGCGAGGAGAGGCTTTGGGTGTATCGGCGGCAGGGGCAGGACTGCAGAAGGTGCGGCGCTACGGTGATGATGCGAAGGCAGGGAGAGCAGGCGCGGTCAACGTATTGGTGTTCTGAGTGCCAGCCGTGGGTGGAAGAGAGAGTGGGCTTGTCGATAGACTGA
- a CDS encoding CYCXC family (seleno)protein — protein sequence MKRILGCLILGLVTMAASAQWTNPSDDVPAYNATASKKPLPHILSGDQLTGEYFSHPYQVTVYKMAAKIPNVLHQEPCYCHCDRVMGHNSLHSCFEGTHGAACSTCMREAAYAYQQTMKGETPAQIRAGIERGDWQTLDLTKASL from the coding sequence ATGAAGCGAATTCTCGGCTGCCTGATCTTAGGACTTGTGACCATGGCGGCGTCCGCACAGTGGACCAACCCCTCCGACGACGTTCCGGCCTACAACGCAACTGCTTCCAAAAAGCCTTTGCCCCACATCCTGAGCGGCGACCAGCTCACTGGAGAATACTTCTCCCACCCCTATCAGGTGACCGTATATAAGATGGCGGCAAAGATTCCCAACGTGCTGCATCAGGAGCCCTGCTACTGCCACTGCGACCGCGTAATGGGACACAATAGTCTGCATAGCTGCTTCGAAGGCACCCACGGAGCTGCCTGCTCCACCTGCATGAGAGAAGCTGCCTACGCTTATCAGCAAACCATGAAGGGCGAGACCCCGGCACAGATCCGGGCCGGCATCGAACGCGGCGACTGGCAGACCCTCGACCTTACCAAAGCTTCCCTTTGA
- a CDS encoding alpha-L-fucosidase → MPNRREFVHGLAGTAALLAAKQSALAATAIPQTPKPLLELQQEFMDLRFGIFLHLNMATFEQREWGDPKASPKLFNPAHLDTDQWAQAARSAGMAYGCLTTKHHDGFCLWPTKTTSPSVKDATFTQDVVAAYANSFRKHGLKVCLYFSILDLRANIWSYQVTPKKIEMIKAQLSELLTNYGDITAIIFDGWNAGWSRITYDQVPFREIYDHIKSHQPNCLVADHNAGQYPGSALCYTDIKQYEQHAGQKISSDSIIPSESGTTLQSEWFWKESYPTEQLKSADTIVNDWLVPFNRQHCNLLINVAPNRDGRFDQNAVERLAEVGRIWKDRAPAPKLAPSVGITTRNLAFARPSFASRNTEGIGPDLANDNSYETYWIADDNETSGWIEITFDRPTSFNTASIVEPRFNQDYGAQSRIVSYSLEYWQNNQWNSVASGKSPAVFQLDRFQSVTAERVRLTIKGSTKPPGIAEFGIYNEPIGL, encoded by the coding sequence ATGCCAAATCGTCGTGAGTTTGTTCATGGACTTGCTGGAACCGCAGCTCTTCTGGCCGCAAAACAATCTGCTCTGGCGGCCACCGCTATACCGCAGACTCCAAAGCCTCTGCTGGAACTACAGCAGGAGTTCATGGACCTCCGCTTCGGCATCTTCCTCCACCTCAACATGGCCACGTTCGAGCAGCGTGAATGGGGCGACCCCAAAGCCTCGCCCAAACTCTTCAACCCTGCCCATCTCGACACCGATCAATGGGCGCAGGCCGCTCGCTCTGCCGGAATGGCCTACGGCTGCCTCACCACCAAGCATCACGACGGCTTCTGCCTCTGGCCCACCAAGACCACCAGCCCCAGCGTGAAGGACGCGACGTTCACCCAGGATGTCGTCGCGGCCTACGCAAACTCATTCCGGAAACATGGCCTTAAGGTCTGCCTTTACTTCTCCATCCTCGACCTTCGCGCCAACATCTGGTCTTATCAGGTCACCCCTAAAAAGATCGAGATGATCAAAGCCCAGCTCTCCGAACTGCTCACCAACTATGGAGACATCACCGCGATCATCTTCGACGGCTGGAACGCCGGTTGGAGCCGGATCACCTACGATCAGGTTCCTTTTCGTGAGATTTACGACCACATCAAGAGTCATCAGCCCAACTGCCTGGTAGCCGATCACAACGCCGGGCAATATCCCGGCTCCGCGCTCTGCTACACCGACATCAAGCAGTACGAGCAGCACGCTGGCCAGAAGATCTCGTCCGACAGCATCATCCCCTCAGAATCCGGAACCACATTGCAGAGCGAATGGTTCTGGAAGGAGAGCTATCCCACAGAGCAGCTCAAGTCCGCCGATACCATCGTGAACGACTGGCTCGTCCCCTTCAATCGACAGCACTGCAATCTTTTGATTAACGTAGCACCCAATCGCGATGGTCGCTTCGATCAAAATGCCGTCGAACGCCTTGCCGAAGTAGGCCGCATCTGGAAAGACCGGGCTCCCGCTCCAAAACTCGCTCCCTCGGTCGGCATCACGACACGCAATCTGGCCTTTGCCCGTCCATCCTTCGCCAGCCGCAATACCGAAGGCATCGGCCCCGATTTAGCCAACGACAACAGCTACGAAACCTATTGGATCGCAGACGACAACGAGACCTCAGGCTGGATCGAAATCACCTTTGACCGGCCAACGTCCTTCAATACTGCCTCCATAGTTGAACCGCGGTTCAATCAGGATTACGGAGCCCAAAGCCGCATCGTCTCCTACAGCCTCGAATATTGGCAGAACAACCAATGGAATAGCGTCGCCAGCGGCAAGAGTCCAGCCGTCTTTCAACTGGATCGGTTCCAGTCCGTCACCGCCGAGCGCGTCCGCCTGACCATAAAAGGCTCCACCAAGCCACCCGGAATTGCCGAGTTCGGCATCTATAACGAGCCCATCGGACTATAA
- a CDS encoding 4a-hydroxytetrahydrobiopterin dehydratase, producing the protein MKKALAPTEIEDVLRAHPEWTLKEGKLVREWTFHDFPGAMVFVNRIAAIAEEANHHPDIDIRYNRVQLALVSHDAGGITKRDAAMAGRISAEQSDIQKNTK; encoded by the coding sequence ATGAAAAAAGCATTAGCTCCAACCGAAATCGAAGATGTATTGCGCGCTCATCCGGAGTGGACGCTGAAAGAAGGCAAACTAGTTCGAGAGTGGACCTTCCATGACTTCCCCGGAGCAATGGTATTCGTCAATCGCATCGCTGCCATCGCCGAAGAGGCCAATCACCACCCGGACATCGATATCCGCTATAACCGTGTCCAACTCGCCCTCGTCTCGCACGATGCGGGTGGAATCACCAAACGCGATGCAGCCATGGCAGGCCGCATCTCCGCGGAGCAAAGCGATATTCAGAAAAATACCAAATAA
- a CDS encoding HD domain-containing phosphohydrolase, producing MLQKRILIVDDEASVRQTLAALLEHNGHTITATESADEALARLQQDPDYDLVLTDIIMPGTDGLSLLDDISFDYPAIPVVICTAINDTQIATSAFRRGAIDYLLKPFSHAELESVILRAMEHGRLRKQNAIYRHNLESIVSTRTGRLRSTMQDLERSYDITLEAMGDALDLRDEETEGHSRRVTAYTIALARSMGIETDELRVIARGAFLHDIGKIATPDSILLKPGRLNTDEMSTMREHCERGYEMVRKIPFLREAAEIVYAHQERFDGSGYPRGLRGEAIPLGARIFAIADALDAMTSDRPYRKGTTFEAACAEIAQCSGKQFDPDIVEAFLAMPIESWTDLRAEVARMSTSALSSTFCRPMLAPGRRDA from the coding sequence ATGCTGCAGAAACGAATCCTGATCGTCGATGACGAAGCCTCTGTGCGCCAAACTCTGGCAGCATTGCTCGAGCACAATGGTCACACCATAACGGCCACCGAGAGCGCCGACGAAGCGCTCGCCCGGCTGCAGCAGGACCCCGACTACGATCTCGTCCTCACCGACATCATCATGCCCGGAACCGACGGCCTCAGCCTGCTCGACGATATCTCCTTCGATTATCCCGCTATTCCCGTCGTCATCTGCACCGCCATCAACGACACCCAGATCGCCACCAGCGCCTTTCGTCGCGGCGCAATCGATTATCTTCTCAAGCCCTTCTCCCACGCCGAACTCGAAAGCGTCATCCTGCGCGCGATGGAACATGGTCGCCTGCGAAAACAAAACGCCATCTATCGCCACAACCTCGAATCCATCGTCTCCACTCGCACCGGACGCCTCCGCTCCACCATGCAAGATCTCGAACGCAGCTACGACATCACCCTCGAAGCCATGGGCGACGCCCTCGACCTGCGCGATGAAGAGACCGAAGGCCACTCTCGCCGCGTCACCGCCTACACCATCGCGCTCGCTCGCTCCATGGGCATCGAAACTGACGAGCTGCGCGTCATCGCTCGCGGAGCCTTTCTGCATGACATCGGCAAGATCGCCACACCTGACAGCATCCTGCTCAAGCCCGGCCGGCTCAACACTGACGAGATGAGCACCATGCGCGAGCACTGCGAGCGTGGATACGAGATGGTGCGCAAGATCCCCTTCCTTCGCGAAGCCGCCGAGATTGTCTACGCGCATCAGGAACGCTTCGACGGCAGCGGCTACCCTCGCGGCCTGCGCGGTGAAGCCATCCCCCTGGGTGCACGCATCTTCGCCATCGCCGACGCTCTCGACGCCATGACCTCCGATCGCCCCTACCGCAAAGGAACGACCTTCGAAGCCGCCTGCGCCGAGATCGCTCAATGCTCGGGCAAACAGTTCGACCCAGACATCGTTGAGGCCTTTCTCGCCATGCCCATCGAATCATGGACCGACCTGCGCGCCGAGGTTGCCAGAATGTCCACTTCGGCCCTGTCATCTACCTTCTGCCGCCCCATGCTTGCACCCGGTAGACGCGACGCATAG
- the glmU gene encoding bifunctional UDP-N-acetylglucosamine diphosphorylase/glucosamine-1-phosphate N-acetyltransferase GlmU, with protein MDTTGFAIAIMAAGKGTRLKSKRPKVLHEIGGQALLLHVIAAAKTVVPADHIYCIIGHEADRVRAAVAPTGVQFVLQAEQRGTGHALQQVKAHFAETGAAISKHLLVLSGDVPLIRPETIASICDLHLREHAAMTILTAVPDDPTGYGRILRASPDKPEVTAIVEQKSLRPDQLATPEINSGIYCFETAALFRKLDSLSTDNAHSEFYLTDVAAMLVADGERVVAIKADSVNEVLGANTIAEMMHLDAAMRLETARRLMAQGVTIFRPETCVIDAAVTVGADTTIEPYVQLLGATSIGTECRIRSYSVIQQSTLGNGVTVRNGCILDSAEVADGAILGPYAHLRPESRIGENAHVGNFVETKKVTLGKGSKANHLNYLGDAIIGAGVNIGAGAITCNYDGVHKHQTIIGDGAFVGSDSTLVAPVTIGAGAYVAAGSCITENVPDGALALGRSRQANKPGWVAARRAITKKQ; from the coding sequence ATGGATACCACCGGATTTGCAATCGCCATCATGGCCGCAGGCAAAGGCACGCGGCTCAAAAGCAAGCGCCCCAAAGTTCTACATGAGATCGGCGGACAAGCACTGTTGCTGCACGTCATCGCCGCGGCAAAGACCGTAGTTCCCGCCGACCACATCTACTGCATCATCGGCCACGAAGCCGACCGCGTCCGCGCCGCAGTCGCCCCAACCGGCGTGCAGTTCGTCCTCCAGGCCGAGCAGCGCGGCACCGGCCACGCCCTCCAGCAAGTCAAGGCGCACTTCGCCGAGACCGGCGCAGCCATCTCCAAACATCTCCTCGTCCTCTCCGGCGACGTGCCCCTCATCCGCCCCGAGACCATAGCCTCTATCTGCGATCTCCATCTCCGCGAACACGCAGCCATGACCATCCTCACGGCTGTACCAGACGATCCGACAGGCTACGGTCGCATCCTGCGCGCCTCTCCCGACAAGCCGGAGGTAACCGCAATCGTTGAGCAGAAATCTCTGCGTCCCGATCAACTGGCCACTCCCGAGATCAACTCCGGAATCTACTGCTTCGAAACAGCAGCGCTCTTCCGCAAGCTCGATTCCCTCTCCACCGACAACGCCCACAGTGAGTTCTATCTCACCGACGTAGCCGCCATGCTGGTTGCCGACGGCGAGCGTGTCGTCGCCATCAAAGCTGACAGCGTTAACGAAGTCCTCGGAGCCAACACCATCGCGGAAATGATGCACCTTGATGCCGCCATGCGTCTCGAAACCGCCAGGCGCCTCATGGCCCAGGGCGTCACCATCTTCCGTCCCGAAACCTGCGTCATCGACGCCGCCGTCACCGTAGGCGCAGACACTACCATCGAGCCCTATGTGCAGTTGCTCGGCGCGACCAGCATCGGCACAGAATGCCGCATCCGCTCCTACTCTGTCATCCAGCAATCGACTCTCGGCAACGGAGTAACGGTACGCAACGGCTGCATCCTCGATAGCGCCGAAGTCGCCGACGGGGCCATCCTCGGCCCTTACGCCCATCTCCGCCCCGAGAGCCGCATCGGCGAAAACGCTCACGTCGGCAACTTCGTCGAGACCAAAAAAGTAACGCTGGGCAAAGGCTCCAAGGCCAATCACCTCAACTATCTCGGCGATGCAATCATCGGCGCAGGAGTCAACATAGGCGCAGGCGCCATCACCTGCAACTACGACGGCGTCCACAAGCACCAGACCATCATCGGCGACGGCGCCTTCGTCGGCTCCGACTCAACGCTCGTCGCTCCGGTAACCATAGGGGCCGGAGCCTACGTCGCCGCCGGAAGCTGCATCACCGAGAACGTCCCCGATGGCGCACTCGCACTCGGCCGAAGCCGTCAGGCTAACAAGCCGGGCTGGGTAGCAGCCAGGCGAGCCATCACCAAAAAACAATAA